The genomic DNA TTTACGTATGAATTCGGCCACCTTAATGTTTGCGGAAAGCATAAATTCCTCGATAAGAATATGGGCCTTTAGTCTTTCTACGGTTGCAATTTCTATAATATTGTGCTCGTTATCCGTAATTACTTTCGTTTCTTTCAGATTTAAGTCCACTCTGCCTTCGGCGAGTCTCCTTTCCCGAAGAACGTTGGCAAAGCTCATCATTTTTCCGATCCAATTTTCCGGACCGCCTTCCAAGATTTCCTTTTCCGCGCGATTGTACGTATATCTTTCCGCTACTTTAATTATTGATTTATAAAATTTAGCGTGCGTAATGTTTCCCTGCCAATCGGCATCCATTTCTACCGTAAAGGCAAGTCGATTCTTGGCTGCAACTAAGCTACAAAGGTTTTCCGATAATTCTGGCGGAAGCATCGGAACGACTCTGCTTCCCATATAAACAGAAGTAGCGCGAGTGTATGCTTCCACATCCAGCGGTGAGCCAGGTTCGACGTAATTCGCGACATCCGCAATATGTACATAGAATCGAATTCGCTTCCCTTCTGTTTCGAAAGAAATCGCATCGTCAAAATCTTTCGAATATTCGCCGTCGATTGTAATGCATTTTAAATTTCGCAAATCTACTCGGGAACCCCAATCGGAGACCGACGCTTCACTCACTTCCTCCGGAAGGGAATCTAGCTCGACATCGTCCGGATATTGAATTTTGAAATTATACTTCATCAACATTCGCAGCAAATCGACGTCTTCTTTCGTATCCGATTCAAAACGAATAAAATGGGCCTCGTAAAGATTTCTTTCGTGGTTATTTTCTTCCTTTAAACTAACGACAAGAACGTCGCCGAGTTTGATTTCATCTTGGATGTCTTGTAACAAACTTTTTCGAGGAAGGAATGATTCTTTTCCTTCTCCATCCATGTCCAAGAAAGTTCCTATTATGAATTTATCGGATTTTTCCGTGACCTTCATCCTATAGAGTTCTCTTCCTCTACGAAGAACCGAGACCACCTCGCCTTCCAATTTTCCCTTTCGTCCCATTCCGGTCGGTAAAATTTGAACGGTATCCCCTTGAATTGCTGTGGCAGTATATTGGGAAGGAACGAAAATTTCCGTGCCGGTGGTTAGTTTAACGAAACCGTCCCCTTTCTTACTTAGCGAGATGGTCCCCTCTAAGGTCTGGTCGGGATGCACGAGTATGTTTTTGCCTTGAATTTCGATAAGTCCTTCTTTTTCAAATAAAGTTAGATACTCTTCGGCGGAACGTTTGGTTTCTTGCGCTTCCCATTTTTCTTTTCTGAATTTTTTCTTTTTAGGTCCGGCTTTTTCCCCTAGCCGCGACAATGTCTCATGAAAAGAAAGAACCTTTCCCGCTTTTGCACGAAAGTATTTCAGTAATTTTTTACTAGGTTCGTTTTCTCTCTCCCAATCCTGATTCCCAAAATTCCGGCTGAACCTCTTTTGATCGTATCCTGGAATATGCGTTTCTTTTTTTGAATGCGATCGATTCGGTCGATCTTCATGACGATCCACGCCGCTATGTTTCGGTTTTAAGTCCGCTTCTTTGCTCGCTACAATCTCTTTTTTATCTCTAACTTCAGAGGAACGGCGGTGGTTTCGCTCATCGGACGATTTTTCATGTTTGGGCTTCTTCTCGATTTTGGAAGACTTAACCCGCACATCCTGCTTATCTCGCCCCGATCGCTCCTCTTCTATTTTCTGAATTTCTTGAGAAGAGTGTTGCTGCTCCTGTTTCCTAGCAAGTTTTTCCGCCGCGATTCGTCCTTGGGCTCTAGCTTTGCTCCGAGCCTCCATACGTTTTCGTTCCGCCAAACCTTCGCGGGAAATTCTTTCGTCCCGTTCTCGTTCTTCCTTACTTTTTTCTTTCTTTGAGTGGCCTTTGATTCGAGCCTTGAACGCTTCTTTAATTTTGCGTTCCTCTTCCGCCGACAATTCGGGAAGATCGACGTGTTCAATTTGCTGCTTGCTTTGCCGCTTTTCGGACGAACCTTGTTTTCGAGACGGCCGACGAGATGCTACTACCGGTGGTTTCCCTTTAGCGCTCTTTTTAACTGCGGGCTGTGTGACTTTCTTTTTGGACGGCTTTGTGTCGGCCGTTTTTTTCTTTGTTTTCTTCATTTAAAAAATACCTTATGTTTCTCATCCGCGTACGTTCCGCGGATATAATTGGGAACGAGACGGAGGAAAGAAAATTCTTCCGGCTCTAAAATCGCTCTTTTTATTTCTTCCTTTCTTTCACGAAGGAGAGCCTCGGATGAAGGAAGAATATTCTCCACATTCTCGCCGTGATAAAAATCCGGACAATCCGAGTAACGGATCCCCGTTAGATAGGAGGATAATCTATCCTCGGGAATGGTTTCGGCAATTTCAGCGGGAAGCACGTCGATACTTCCCCAAAACCCGCTTTGATCTCTTATGGCAAAATAGATCTTACTTTGTTTAGCCTCGATCGCAACGATTGCCGCCGTTCCGCTTTCTTGAAAATAATGAGCGGAATATACGTCCAAGCTATCAAAACCTAATACGGGAATTCTCCAGATTTGAGCAAGATTCCTGGCAGTTGATACCGAAATCCTGATTCCTGTAAACGATCCGGGTCCGATCGCCGTCACGATAAGATCGGGCGAATTCCATCCGGATTCTTCCAGACATGTTTTTATCTCCCGAACCAATCGCTGCGACGATTCTCTCTGATGAAGTCCTTGGTATTTCTGTACTACTATCAGTTCACCTTCGGGAGACAGAAGATAAGATTCAACTAATATCCATCGATTTGTTGCATCAAAGAAAAGGATCTTTTTCATCCGACTTCCTCTTTTTCTTCTTTCAAAATAAGATGTAAGTCCGGTTCGAACCGTTTCCAGCCGCTACCGTTCCATTCAATGCTAAGGTTACGAGTTTCTTCCGTGTTTTCTTCTATCTTAACTTGGATTGCAAATGGAAGCGAGGTAAAATTCTCTCCGGCTCGTTCCCACCATTCAACCAAACAAATTCCTTGGCGTCCCCAATAATCGTAAAATCCTAAATCGTCCGTGTCGGCCTCGTCCGATAACCGATATAAATCGAAATGATAAATGCTTAAAAATTCTCCTATTGCATTTCGAATTATAGGTAGCGGATATTCGTTCAAGAAAGTGTAAGTTGGAGAATTTACAAATATCGATAATGATTCGACGTTCGCCCCGAGTTCTTTACAAAGATTTCGAACGAAGTATGATACGAAAGTCGTCTTTCCCGAACCCATTTTTCCTGAAAGCAGAACCACGGGATACTTTCCCAGTTTCCACACCGTTTCGACAGATTTTGCAAGACAGCGAGCGGGGATATTTAAAGCATCAAGACTGATATTATCGTACTCTTTGCGCATCGTCTCCTTTAGAAGAGCTCCAGGACTTGATCCTTTGGAAAGCGATATATAGAATTACAAAACTCGCAAGTTACCTCTATTTGACCTTGCTCTTCGGCGATATCCATCGCTTCTTCCTTTCCTAAAGTCTGAATAAGTTCTTTAATTTTTTGTTCGGAACAATCGCATTTGTATTGCGGTTGCCCTTCTTCTAAAAGTTGAACTTCAGTGCTCCCGAGTTTACCGAGAAGAGATAGACATTGTTTTACGTCCGTGCCTAAATACTCGAATTTCTTTTCTTCGATCACGCCGGCCCATTCGCGAACCGCTTCAACATGTTCCGGCTTTGCTTCCGGCAGAGCCTGCAATAGAATTCCTCTTACGTTCCAATGCAATCCGTCCTGTTTGAAATACGCGATTAAAAACGAAGGTACTTGCTCGGAATCACGGAGATAGTTCTCGATATTCGTTTCAAAACTGACGTTTCGAAACGGAACAATCGATTGATAAATGCATTCGCCGTTTCTCCAACGAAAGACCTTCAATATACCCAAGTTCTCTTCAGAAATTTGATCTTTTTCGATATCTTCTTCCGGTCGGTAACGAAGAGTCGCTTTCATTCTTCCATCGCGCGTGCTATAAGCGAGTACAGAATGAATTTGAGAATCGTCGTAGAAACGAATCTGAACACTTACTTTGGTTTCTTCCTTTACAAGATCAGCAAGGAAGAATGCAGCAAGCATCGTCCGACCCAAAAGCTCGGTACCAGTGTCGTCAATTCCATGAAGATGTGACGCAGCTGTGACCGCATAAGAAATTTCCGCCACAGAGTAGCGGAAATGAACGTCTGGTAAAATGCCGTAAACGTAAGAGTCTCGATTTTCCATGAAAAGCTTTAGAATCGTCCTATTAGAACTTGCACCGTTCTATTCTCCCTGAATCGCATCGAAAAGACAGTATTTTTTCCGTAATAAACTCCTAATTCTCAGTTTTCTTTCTGGAAAGAAGGGTACCTTTTTACGAAGATCGTCTCTACTTATTTAATAATAGAACCTATGAGATTCGGCGCAGATTACTACCCTGAACAATGGACTCCCAAAGATTGGGAAGAAGACCTTCGCATCATGAAAGACATGGGTCTTTCAATCGTTAGACTCGCGGAATTTTCCTGGGGAATGATAGAACCTAAGGAAGGAAAATTTGATTTTTCCTTCTGGGAAAGAATGCTGGATTTAGTCGGTAAGTTTGATATGAAGGTCATCCTAGGAACTCCTACGGCGACCTTTCCTCCCTGGTTGGCCAAAAAATATCCGGACGTCATGCAAGTTCGGGATGGAATTCAGCGTACGATCGGAACTAGAAGGCAGGCGTGTTTCTCTTCACTCAATTATAGAAACGCAGTAATCCGAGTCGTAACGAAGATGGCTCAGGCGTTAGGTAAGCACCCGACCCTGATCGCTTGGCAGATAGACAATGAAATAGGACATGAAGGTTCCGATATCGATCATTCGGATACTTCGCTGCGAGCTTTTCGGCTTTGGCTAAAGAAAAAATATAAAACGATTAAGAATCTAAATGAAACATGGGGTAACGTTTTCTGGGGGGTTTTGTACGGTGACTGGAATGAAATTCCGATCCCAGGAGCTCATATCTCGGCTAACTATCATCCTTCAATGATCCAGGATTTTTACCGTTTTCACTCGGATACGGTAGTAGATTTTGTAAATCTCCAGGCAAAGATTTTAAGACAGTATTCACCGGGAAGAAATCTTACTACAAACTTATACCCGAGCCCTTTTCTTCCCGTCGTCGATATGTCGGAACTCTTTGCGAATTTGGATTACGTTTCTTGGGATAATTATCCGACTTGGGGCGATCAAGAGGAACCGTTTCCGCATCCTTTCATATCTGCTATGCATCAATATAATAGAGGTTTGAAAAATAAGTCGTTTACGGTTATGGAACAAATCTCTGGATTTCAGGGACATGATGTCTTAGGCTATTTACCGGCCCCCGGCCAAACGAAGCTTTGGATGAAACAGGCAATAGCTCAAGGAGCGGAACAGATCGTTTTCTTTCGCTATCGAACGGCGCGCTATGGACAGGAGCAGCTTTGTTACGGAATCTTAGACCATGATAAATCTCTTACGGAAAGATATTTCGAATTGCAGGTCGGTATCTCGGAAATCCTTCCCGAAGCATCGGATTTTGCTTCGGAACCTTTTCCGGCGGAAGTCGCGGTCTTACACGATATCGATAACGCAAGAAATTTCAAACATCAACCCGTTTCAACCGGATTAAAATTTTCTCCGGTCCCATTTGCTCAGGTCGGTTATGACATAGAAATGGCAACTTGGTTTGCGGGGTTGAATGTTCTAAACGTAAATACTCATTTTCTACCTGCCATCACGACTAACCTCTCTCGATACAAGGTAGTAGTTCTCCCTTTATACTCTATGGTCGATAACCGGGTCGTCGAAGATTTGCGAAATTATGTGCGAAACGGCGGCATTCTCGTTCTCGGTTATCGCACCGGTATTAAGGATAAAAATGGATGGATGCTGGACTCGCAGGCGCCTGGCCCGTTCCGGGATATGGCCGGAATCAGGGTTAGAAAATTTGAAGCCGTGGGCAACCAAAGAGTCAAATTTCGATTCAGAATTCTTCCAGGCACTTGTTCTAAAATATGTGAAATTCTAGAACCGGAAACCGCGGAGGTTTGGGCCAAATATACCGATGGAAATAAATTCTATACCGGAAAGCCTGTGATAACCTGTAACCGGTTCGGAAAAGGATCCGTCATATATATTGGGGCCAGTCTGCATCCTATCTCCTTTATGCTGCTTTATAGAAGAATTCTCCGTCGCGCAGGAGTTCCGTTTACATTCTACGGCCCGAATGTGGAAAAAGTTTTCCGAAAAGGGAAAATGAAAGATTATGAAATCCTTATGAATCACTCCCGCAAACATTCTTTTGCAGGATGGAAACTATTAAAACCGTTCGAAGTTCGAATTTCTCCGCGGAATAAAGCATGAACCGAAAGGAGATTATCGAACTGAATTCTTTACTTGCGGGAGAAACGTCGGCAAGAAATTCCAAACATTCGATTTTTGTAGATAACCTGCATACTCCATACATAGAATTCGAAGAAAATTTTACTCTTCCTTCCTGCTCGGTTTTTGAAGTCGATTTTCCTGCTGCCCGTTCCTTTTTAGAAACCGCGAAAAATTTAGTTCCGGAGCTAGTTTCAAATTGCCTCGTCCTGCCTGAACCGAGACCAAAACGAGATAGCGACAGACTTTTTTTAGTTAAACCGTTTTACCCTGAAGATCAGTTCTTTAGGGAAAATTCGCCTAAATACTGGGAAAAACATCTTCCTCCCTATCTTTTAGTACTCAGCTTTCAACTAATGTATCTAGGTGGAGCTGACAAGGCCGATATAGTCGCCCAAGCGGTGCAAGGAAGAACTATGTCGGTTAACACTAAGAGAATCTACTACTTAGCAAGAGTCGTTCCGTTGGACTATTTGATACTCGATGACGGACTAACCGTAGATTTTTTTCCGAGAAAGTATAGCGAATCCGAGTTTATGGTCCAAGTAGGAACGGAGCACCATGATAGTTTTCGGCATACTTATTCCGAAATTTTTGATGAAGTCGATTATTCTAAGCAAATTAAGATCATTACGGAAACTCTTGGAATAACCGCTAAGGATTGGCTTTTAGGGCGCATCTTCGAACCTTTAGCGGTCGAATACTTAACTTTAACCGCTCGCTTTTTGGAAAGTTCTTCCATGAAGATCGCCCTTGATTTTATTTCCTTTCGGCAAGTTGTTGATCTTTTGCTAACACCCGACAATATGACTCTTGAAGAATCCGCCCGGGAATCCCTCTATGCCTGGCTCCGTTCGTATACATCGGAGCGAATCGTGTCCCCCTCCGGGAATATGGCTTGGAAGATCTTGAGGGAAGAACGGACCTAACTTAATTCGAGTCGTACGCCAATGGAATCACTTGCCCCGCCGATAGATTTTCCACTTGAAGAAGTGAAGAAACGTATCAAATCCGTTCAATCAATTTCAGGCTTGGTTCTAGAATCCGCTCGAAAATTGCAAAAGGAAATTCGAGTCTTTGGAATCGTAACCGAAGCCGAAGAAAAAGAGCGAATTACGAAAGCCGATGAATTGATGGGAAAATTCTTAATCGAGTTCCTTCGTCAAAATTTTCCCGCTGATTCGATAATTTCGGAGGATTATTATAGATTCGAAGGCAGTAATTCTTTTCGTTGGGTCCTCGATCCGATCGACGGATCTATGAATTTTGTCCGAGGAATTCCTTTGTATGCAGTCTCGGTGGGATTAGAGCACCGGGAAACTCCCGTAGCGGGGATTGTCTTCGCTCCCGAATTGGATGCAAGATATTCCGCAATTCTTAGCCAAGGCGCTTTTAAGAACGGTCTGCGAATCGATGTTTCAAATACGGACGCTTTGGCCCGATCCCTGCTAGTATCCAGCTTCCCGACAAATCGAAAAGAAATTCTGAACGAAGTGATTTCCGACATCACGGCCTTTATCAGTTGCGGTCGATCGATGAGACGAACCGGATCGTTCGTTTTAGATACTTGCTGGGTAGCGGAAGGCGTATTGGACGGGATTTGGGAAAAGGGAGTTAAGCTCTGGGATACTGTTGCAAGCTCGGTTATCCTTACCGAAGCCGGTGGAAAATTAACGGATTTTCAAGGGAAACATTTTCTTTCAGGCCAGGCGGAAGTCGTTGCGTCCAACGGAAAAATTCATAAACAAATCATCGATATTTTGCGGAATGTGCGAATCTCTATCGGAAGAAATTAACGGAAAAAAGATCTTCCAAAAAACGAAAGAGAATCGAAACGATCGATTCTCTTTGTGATCATATTATTGCTTCAAGTAGACCTCTAGCGCGGAGATTTCTTCATCGCTAAATGGAAACTTGGTCATCAGCTTACTTTCTCGTTTCGGCTTATAACCTTGCGGATACTCTCCGTCCCGAATCCGTACCTTTAACAGTTCAAACGTAGAATTTGCAACTGAAGGTCCAACCGGTCCATCCAACTTCGGATTTTGGTTGTGACAAGCCGTACAATTCGCGATATAAATCCCTTTTCCTTTTGCCGATAGTTTTTGTTCCGGAGAAAGATTCTCTTCTCCTTTACAACCGATAAAAAAAATCATAAGAGAAAAACTAAATATGCCGGCAAAAAAAGAAAGGCGGTTAAAACCGCCCCTCATTTTACCGAACCCGTTGTTATGGGAACGATTCATTTTATTCATCCTTACGCGGTCAGTAACGCTTCCATTAAAAGATAGGTGACTAACGAGAAAATTACACCGCTCGTGATCACGGCTTTTACCGATTTAATCGGCTTTACAGTCTGACCGTTTTGATCCGCTACCAATGCGTTCACTTCGAAAATCAGAATAATGAGCACGATTATTCCTAAGAAAAGTCCCAGTTTATTCGGGCTATAAGCTAACGGAAGATTTCTTGCCGCTCCCATCGCAAATAACATCGGAATCGAAAAGAGAGTATTGGTTCTAGACGCTACGAATGCACGATTTGCGTTCGGCGCGGGATCAACCGTCGTTTCACCTTTCGCCTTTGCGATAACTACTTTCTGATTCGGCCAAATTACGAACCAAACATTGGCCCACATAATGGTACCGAACACGGCGCCTACAAGAATTACGACCACCCACTGCGAATTATGCGGGATCCCGTTCGCGAGAGCAAGGGCTATCATTATAATTCCTGAAAGGAAAGTGATCATCGCTCCCCATCGGAACCACCAGAGTGCCCTAGGGACAAGTTTTTGAGTCGCGTTTTTTTTCGTTTCCGCATCAGTTTCGTTGAAAAAAGGTCCTTGGACGAAATTGAAATAGTACAACATTCCAATCCAAGTAATACCCGCTAAAAAGTGGATATATTTGACTATAAAATAGAGACCCTGTTGGGTAAAGAGGGCGAGTTCCATGATTCCTCCGCTCACAGTTCAAAAATTTCAAGATTCAGTTGGAAAACCGAACCCTTCATAGATTCGTTTCAAAAGAAGCTAAGTCAAGCAGTTTTAGAAACTTTCTAAATTGAAATCCTTTCCAATGTGAAAGGATCAGCGGGAACCGTTTGCGTTCGAAATTCCGAAATAGCATATGAATAAGGACTAGCGCAATTTTTCATTTCTTCCCGCCTAAGTCCTGCACAATTGCCCTTTCGAACGCCGAGACGAAACTCGGGGAATCCTCTTCTTCTTTCGATCTAAACGGTAGGAACCGCTCCCGCAAGATTTCAGATTCGGAGGTTAAAGTTACCTTAGTTCTGCGCCCATTTCGATGCGTAATTGATACGAACTTATTCCCTCCGTTTCCTTCGGAGCCGTTAACCAAAAGTTCAAAATAATTTTCAAAATATTCCTGCATATTACCCGGAATAAAAATATTTACGAAGCCGGGAGGAAAAATTGAAAGAAACCTTCCGCCGACTTTTGTCTCGGGAATTTTCGTAAATTGTCCCGAAACTGAATCCGTTTTTGAGCCTCTAGTAAAACGAAGAGAGTAACCTAACCCTCTAATCTCGATCTTTAGACCGAACGTACTTAGAGTTAAGTAAAATCGCGCGTGAATACTTTTGGGTTTTGCCCAATACCCCTTGGGTGAATCAGGGATATTAAGATAAATCGTTTTTCCTTCGTTATAAATTTCCCAGCCGTTGGAAAACCCTCCGGGTTGAAACAATTGCAAACGGAAGGCGGCTTGCTCTAAACGTTTTCCATATTTTTGATATGCCAAAGGAAAATTCTCTTTCGTCTTAGCGGAGACAGTATAAGAGAGTGTGATCGTCTTTTCATCCCGGACCATGTCGCACTCTAGATTTGCACAAAGAAATTCCTGGAGAGCGGAGACCTTCGCCAAATCGCTCGCTAGTGGATTGCGGATATGATCCAGAAAAGATTCTATATGGGGTAGCACATCGATAACGCTTAATTCCGGAGAAATCATCTCGGTAACTCTTTTAATTTTATAAATCGGATGTTCCCTGAAATAATGTTTTCTTGCCTCGACGAAAATACCGTAAGGTGCATCCGGCGTTACCGTCGGCGGAAAACCGAGCATGTCCGGCCGATAAATTTGACCCTCTTTAACGAGACGCATTCCCATCGTCAAAGAATCGCCTGTTTGAACGAACTCGTTTTCATCCGAGGGTTCGGGATTTCCGTACAATATACGACTTACGGATCCTTCTTTAAAATCTTTCCGAATCGAATCTTGGTATCTAAAATAATTTTCAAAATATTCCGCTGCTATTTTATCTTTTTGAACGCAGCCGAAAGATAGCGTAATGATCGGAAGGAAATATAGAAATTTCATTTCCGTCCTTTTAACCTATCTTTTTTAACGAACTCGAAGAGTC from Leptospira fainei serovar Hurstbridge str. BUT 6 includes the following:
- a CDS encoding ribonuclease R family protein is translated as MDRHEDRPNRSHSKKETHIPGYDQKRFSRNFGNQDWERENEPSKKLLKYFRAKAGKVLSFHETLSRLGEKAGPKKKKFRKEKWEAQETKRSAEEYLTLFEKEGLIEIQGKNILVHPDQTLEGTISLSKKGDGFVKLTTGTEIFVPSQYTATAIQGDTVQILPTGMGRKGKLEGEVVSVLRRGRELYRMKVTEKSDKFIIGTFLDMDGEGKESFLPRKSLLQDIQDEIKLGDVLVVSLKEENNHERNLYEAHFIRFESDTKEDVDLLRMLMKYNFKIQYPDDVELDSLPEEVSEASVSDWGSRVDLRNLKCITIDGEYSKDFDDAISFETEGKRIRFYVHIADVANYVEPGSPLDVEAYTRATSVYMGSRVVPMLPPELSENLCSLVAAKNRLAFTVEMDADWQGNITHAKFYKSIIKVAERYTYNRAEKEILEGGPENWIGKMMSFANVLRERRLAEGRVDLNLKETKVITDNEHNIIEIATVERLKAHILIEEFMLSANIKVAEFIRKKKRPTLYRVHEPMDAEKLDSLNAFLSLNGINAQLKDTSYESIKNVLSVISGSHAERLFNISLLRSFMQAYYSGEQLGHWGLGFKDYCHFTSPIRRYPDLVCHRVLQSILLDEENLYNDEDIKIMSLHTSHEERKAADAERDYYKLKACRFLEKTGIQEFTATLTGFKSAVAFVDLDAPMVEAIIPALEFTDEGELILENDFSFYSKKYSKLFTLGEQLSVELDRIDFEEIRIYVKLKKFQKKG
- the tsaB gene encoding tRNA (adenosine(37)-N6)-threonylcarbamoyltransferase complex dimerization subunit type 1 TsaB, which gives rise to MKKILFFDATNRWILVESYLLSPEGELIVVQKYQGLHQRESSQRLVREIKTCLEESGWNSPDLIVTAIGPGSFTGIRISVSTARNLAQIWRIPVLGFDSLDVYSAHYFQESGTAAIVAIEAKQSKIYFAIRDQSGFWGSIDVLPAEIAETIPEDRLSSYLTGIRYSDCPDFYHGENVENILPSSEALLRERKEEIKRAILEPEEFSFLRLVPNYIRGTYADEKHKVFFK
- the tsaE gene encoding tRNA (adenosine(37)-N6)-threonylcarbamoyltransferase complex ATPase subunit type 1 TsaE, producing MRKEYDNISLDALNIPARCLAKSVETVWKLGKYPVVLLSGKMGSGKTTFVSYFVRNLCKELGANVESLSIFVNSPTYTFLNEYPLPIIRNAIGEFLSIYHFDLYRLSDEADTDDLGFYDYWGRQGICLVEWWERAGENFTSLPFAIQVKIEENTEETRNLSIEWNGSGWKRFEPDLHLILKEEKEEVG
- a CDS encoding Hsp33 family molecular chaperone HslO; amino-acid sequence: MENRDSYVYGILPDVHFRYSVAEISYAVTAASHLHGIDDTGTELLGRTMLAAFFLADLVKEETKVSVQIRFYDDSQIHSVLAYSTRDGRMKATLRYRPEEDIEKDQISEENLGILKVFRWRNGECIYQSIVPFRNVSFETNIENYLRDSEQVPSFLIAYFKQDGLHWNVRGILLQALPEAKPEHVEAVREWAGVIEEKKFEYLGTDVKQCLSLLGKLGSTEVQLLEEGQPQYKCDCSEQKIKELIQTLGKEEAMDIAEEQGQIEVTCEFCNSIYRFPKDQVLELF
- a CDS encoding beta-galactosidase, with amino-acid sequence MRFGADYYPEQWTPKDWEEDLRIMKDMGLSIVRLAEFSWGMIEPKEGKFDFSFWERMLDLVGKFDMKVILGTPTATFPPWLAKKYPDVMQVRDGIQRTIGTRRQACFSSLNYRNAVIRVVTKMAQALGKHPTLIAWQIDNEIGHEGSDIDHSDTSLRAFRLWLKKKYKTIKNLNETWGNVFWGVLYGDWNEIPIPGAHISANYHPSMIQDFYRFHSDTVVDFVNLQAKILRQYSPGRNLTTNLYPSPFLPVVDMSELFANLDYVSWDNYPTWGDQEEPFPHPFISAMHQYNRGLKNKSFTVMEQISGFQGHDVLGYLPAPGQTKLWMKQAIAQGAEQIVFFRYRTARYGQEQLCYGILDHDKSLTERYFELQVGISEILPEASDFASEPFPAEVAVLHDIDNARNFKHQPVSTGLKFSPVPFAQVGYDIEMATWFAGLNVLNVNTHFLPAITTNLSRYKVVVLPLYSMVDNRVVEDLRNYVRNGGILVLGYRTGIKDKNGWMLDSQAPGPFRDMAGIRVRKFEAVGNQRVKFRFRILPGTCSKICEILEPETAEVWAKYTDGNKFYTGKPVITCNRFGKGSVIYIGASLHPISFMLLYRRILRRAGVPFTFYGPNVEKVFRKGKMKDYEILMNHSRKHSFAGWKLLKPFEVRISPRNKA
- a CDS encoding LIC_10030 family protein produces the protein MNRKEIIELNSLLAGETSARNSKHSIFVDNLHTPYIEFEENFTLPSCSVFEVDFPAARSFLETAKNLVPELVSNCLVLPEPRPKRDSDRLFLVKPFYPEDQFFRENSPKYWEKHLPPYLLVLSFQLMYLGGADKADIVAQAVQGRTMSVNTKRIYYLARVVPLDYLILDDGLTVDFFPRKYSESEFMVQVGTEHHDSFRHTYSEIFDEVDYSKQIKIITETLGITAKDWLLGRIFEPLAVEYLTLTARFLESSSMKIALDFISFRQVVDLLLTPDNMTLEESARESLYAWLRSYTSERIVSPSGNMAWKILREERT
- a CDS encoding inositol monophosphatase family protein codes for the protein MESLAPPIDFPLEEVKKRIKSVQSISGLVLESARKLQKEIRVFGIVTEAEEKERITKADELMGKFLIEFLRQNFPADSIISEDYYRFEGSNSFRWVLDPIDGSMNFVRGIPLYAVSVGLEHRETPVAGIVFAPELDARYSAILSQGAFKNGLRIDVSNTDALARSLLVSSFPTNRKEILNEVISDITAFISCGRSMRRTGSFVLDTCWVAEGVLDGIWEKGVKLWDTVASSVILTEAGGKLTDFQGKHFLSGQAEVVASNGKIHKQIIDILRNVRISIGRN
- a CDS encoding c-type cytochrome codes for the protein MNRSHNNGFGKMRGGFNRLSFFAGIFSFSLMIFFIGCKGEENLSPEQKLSAKGKGIYIANCTACHNQNPKLDGPVGPSVANSTFELLKVRIRDGEYPQGYKPKRESKLMTKFPFSDEEISALEVYLKQ
- a CDS encoding urate hydroxylase PuuD, with the translated sequence MELALFTQQGLYFIVKYIHFLAGITWIGMLYYFNFVQGPFFNETDAETKKNATQKLVPRALWWFRWGAMITFLSGIIMIALALANGIPHNSQWVVVILVGAVFGTIMWANVWFVIWPNQKVVIAKAKGETTVDPAPNANRAFVASRTNTLFSIPMLFAMGAARNLPLAYSPNKLGLFLGIIVLIILIFEVNALVADQNGQTVKPIKSVKAVITSGVIFSLVTYLLMEALLTA
- a CDS encoding LIC10025 family lipoprotein; its protein translation is MKFLYFLPIITLSFGCVQKDKIAAEYFENYFRYQDSIRKDFKEGSVSRILYGNPEPSDENEFVQTGDSLTMGMRLVKEGQIYRPDMLGFPPTVTPDAPYGIFVEARKHYFREHPIYKIKRVTEMISPELSVIDVLPHIESFLDHIRNPLASDLAKVSALQEFLCANLECDMVRDEKTITLSYTVSAKTKENFPLAYQKYGKRLEQAAFRLQLFQPGGFSNGWEIYNEGKTIYLNIPDSPKGYWAKPKSIHARFYLTLSTFGLKIEIRGLGYSLRFTRGSKTDSVSGQFTKIPETKVGGRFLSIFPPGFVNIFIPGNMQEYFENYFELLVNGSEGNGGNKFVSITHRNGRRTKVTLTSESEILRERFLPFRSKEEEDSPSFVSAFERAIVQDLGGKK